One window from the genome of Candidatus Zixiibacteriota bacterium encodes:
- a CDS encoding FemAB family XrtA/PEP-CTERM system-associated protein, with product MTRIAPYDSSYADAWDEYVTRSPHSTIAHRSGWRDVMAEGLGHTPLYRMALDGQRLTGILPLFLVTTWWRTRYLVSLPWIDYGGICADDESTEQALLAEARQLASAHGVEFVEFRSVEQQPLDLTTRTDKVTFLMPLESDSEIVWKRFDAKLRNQIRKSEKSGLTTEFGGVDKLDSFYRVFAYNMRDLGTPVWGKHFFRAILRQFPNSAQLILVKRDNEVIAGGLVLSFKDRVYVPSASSYRWSLSYCPNHALYWAVIRYGCEHGLKYLDFGRSSWDGPTFNFKKQWGAPPTQLHWQYALHKAPDLPAINPGNPKYRLFIKLWQRLPLRVANWLGPRVIRNFP from the coding sequence ATGACACGAATAGCCCCCTACGATTCCTCATACGCCGATGCCTGGGATGAGTACGTTACCCGTTCTCCCCACTCGACAATTGCGCACCGATCGGGCTGGCGCGATGTCATGGCTGAAGGGCTGGGGCACACGCCGCTGTATCGAATGGCACTCGACGGCCAACGTCTCACCGGAATCCTGCCGCTGTTCCTGGTTACTACCTGGTGGCGGACCAGGTATTTAGTGAGTCTTCCCTGGATTGATTACGGCGGTATCTGCGCCGATGACGAAAGTACAGAACAGGCATTGCTCGCTGAGGCGCGGCAACTCGCCTCGGCGCACGGTGTCGAATTTGTTGAATTCCGATCCGTCGAACAACAACCGCTGGACCTCACGACCCGAACCGATAAGGTGACATTCCTAATGCCTCTTGAGTCCGATTCTGAAATCGTATGGAAACGCTTCGACGCCAAGCTGCGAAACCAAATCCGGAAATCGGAGAAGTCGGGCCTGACGACCGAGTTCGGAGGGGTGGATAAGCTCGATTCATTCTATCGGGTCTTTGCGTACAACATGCGGGATCTGGGCACGCCGGTTTGGGGAAAGCATTTCTTCCGCGCGATTCTCAGGCAGTTTCCCAACAGCGCCCAGCTTATTTTGGTGAAGAGAGACAACGAAGTTATCGCCGGGGGGCTGGTCCTGTCGTTCAAAGATCGCGTGTATGTGCCATCGGCATCATCGTACCGATGGTCGCTCAGCTACTGCCCCAATCACGCGCTCTATTGGGCGGTTATCAGGTACGGGTGCGAGCACGGTCTGAAATATCTGGACTTCGGTCGTTCGAGTTGGGATGGCCCCACGTTTAATTTCAAGAAACAATGGGGAGCACCACCCACCCAACTTCACTGGCAGTACGCGCTCCATAAAGCGCCGGACCTGCCCGCCATCAATCCCGGCAATCCCAAATACCGACTCTTTATCAAGTTGTGGCAAAGACTCCCGCTGAGGGTTGCCAATTGGCTCGGACCGCGGGTGATCCGGAATTTCCCGTGA